From the genome of Agrobacterium tumefaciens:
CGCCTTGAACGGTGGAGCTTATGCCATCGAAATCATTCGCGGCGGCGTCGATTCCATACCGAAGGGTCAGGTGGAGGCCGGACTGGCACTTGGCCTGCACCGCTCGCAGATCTTCCGGCACATCATCATCAAGCCGGCATTGCGGGCGGTTTATCCCTCGCTCACAAGCCATTTCATCATGCTGACTTTGACGACATCTGTCTGTACGTCGATTGCGGCTTACGAATTGACGTCCGTCGCGCAAAAGATAGAGGCTGACACCTTCCGTTCATTTGAAGTCTATTTCTCGATCACGCTGCTTTATCTGGTGATTTCGTCGCTGATGATGGGTGTCTTCGGCCTCATCTCCCGCATTTCCTTCAGCTATCCGGTCAAGTGAGGCGACGACAATGGCATCCATCGGCCCCAACGAACTGTTTTTCCTGCTGCAAGGTCTGAAGTGGACACTTGCTCTGACAATCATCGGCTTTATCGGCGGTGGCGTCTTCGGGCTTTGCGTAGCGCTTGCCCGCACGGCTGA
Proteins encoded in this window:
- a CDS encoding amino acid ABC transporter permease gives rise to the protein MSYSLDFSAVYERLPELLVACLATIGLAIAGMSLATVIGVLGVIARRSRFKLLRGIVIGFVEAIRNTPFLVQIFFIFFALPQIGIKLNPTVTAIIALALNGGAYAIEIIRGGVDSIPKGQVEAGLALGLHRSQIFRHIIIKPALRAVYPSLTSHFIMLTLTTSVCTSIAAYELTSVAQKIEADTFRSFEVYFSITLLYLVISSLMMGVFGLISRISFSYPVK